A genomic window from Mesorhizobium shangrilense includes:
- a CDS encoding LysR family transcriptional regulator, which yields MELRQLRYFVTLAEVGSVSRAAVILNVAQPAISRQIRLLEEELAVSLFYRTGRGMELTEAGHLLMAHAPDVLLGLKKIEKEIGELRGIADGQVVLGIPPTEGHFLVPPLVRRLRAQHPGLALKVIEAFSGHVNEWLVGGRLDVAVFYKLANMQQLITDELLTEGLYLIGKGGLPTDDTPIGLDEIQSMELILPSRSHGLRHLVEHAATQRDLRLNVTLEADALLTIKALVEAGEGRTILPYPSVHREMEAGRLTARPIRREDLSRTLLLVTTRHHPLSLASRVVVREMRLLVRDLVRSGGWPGAVI from the coding sequence ATGGAACTGCGCCAGCTTCGCTATTTCGTGACACTGGCCGAGGTGGGAAGCGTTTCCCGCGCGGCCGTCATCCTGAATGTTGCCCAACCCGCCATAAGTCGTCAGATACGTCTGCTGGAGGAAGAGCTTGCCGTCTCGCTATTTTACAGGACGGGACGAGGGATGGAGCTTACCGAGGCGGGCCATCTGCTGATGGCGCATGCCCCGGACGTGCTGTTGGGCCTGAAGAAGATAGAGAAGGAAATCGGCGAGCTACGCGGCATTGCGGACGGGCAGGTCGTTCTGGGTATTCCCCCGACCGAGGGGCATTTCCTGGTCCCGCCTTTGGTGCGCCGCCTTCGCGCGCAGCATCCCGGCCTCGCATTGAAGGTGATCGAGGCCTTTAGCGGGCATGTCAACGAATGGCTGGTCGGCGGCAGGCTCGATGTCGCTGTTTTCTACAAGCTCGCCAATATGCAGCAACTGATCACGGACGAGTTGCTGACGGAAGGCCTCTACCTCATCGGAAAAGGCGGCCTGCCCACCGACGATACGCCCATTGGCCTCGACGAGATCCAGTCGATGGAACTGATCCTGCCCAGCCGATCCCATGGCTTGCGCCATCTTGTCGAGCATGCGGCGACGCAGCGCGATCTGCGGCTCAATGTTACTCTGGAGGCCGATGCCCTGCTGACGATCAAGGCGCTTGTCGAAGCCGGCGAAGGCAGGACGATCCTGCCTTATCCCTCCGTACATCGCGAGATGGAGGCAGGCCGCCTCACTGCCCGCCCGATCCGGCGCGAGGACCTGTCGCGGACATTGCTGCTGGTGACCACGCGGCACCATCCGCTATCGCTGGCATCTCGCGTGGTCGTGCGCGAAATGCGGCTGCTGGTGCGGGATCTGGTTCGCAGCGGAGGCTGGCCCGGTGCGGTAATCTGA
- a CDS encoding acyl-CoA dehydrogenase family protein, with protein MATTHRFPELREAIRALCAEFPPEYHRRIDDARGYPEEFVDALTKAGWMAALIPEEYGGSGLGLTEASVIMEEINRSGGNSGACHGQMYNMNMLVRHGSEEQRRKYLPKIASGELRLQSMGVTEPTTGTDTTRIKTTAVKKGDRYVINGQKVWISRVQHSDLMILLARTTPIDQVSRKSEGMSIFIVDLREAAGKGMTVQPIPNMVNHETNELFFDNLEIPEENLIGEEGQGFRYILTGLNAERTLIAAECIGDGYWFIEKVSDYVRERTVFGRPIGQNQGVQFPIAESHIEIEAANLMRYEACRLYDAQEPCGAQANMAKYLAAKASWEAANACLQFHGGFGFACEYDVERKFRETRLYQVAPISTNLILSYVAEHVLGLPRSF; from the coding sequence ATGGCTACGACTCACAGATTTCCGGAACTCCGAGAGGCCATCAGAGCATTGTGCGCGGAGTTTCCGCCCGAGTATCATCGCCGGATCGATGACGCGCGCGGCTATCCGGAAGAATTCGTGGACGCGTTGACGAAGGCCGGGTGGATGGCGGCACTCATCCCTGAAGAATACGGCGGTTCCGGCCTGGGCCTGACAGAAGCTTCGGTGATCATGGAGGAAATCAACCGCTCCGGCGGCAATTCCGGCGCCTGCCACGGCCAGATGTACAATATGAACATGCTGGTCCGGCATGGTTCCGAGGAGCAGCGCCGGAAATACCTGCCGAAGATCGCGTCGGGAGAACTTCGCTTGCAGTCCATGGGCGTGACCGAACCCACGACGGGCACGGACACGACCAGGATCAAGACCACTGCCGTGAAGAAGGGGGACCGCTACGTCATCAATGGCCAGAAGGTTTGGATCTCCCGTGTCCAGCATTCGGACCTGATGATCCTGCTGGCCCGCACCACGCCGATCGATCAGGTAAGCAGGAAATCCGAAGGCATGTCGATCTTCATCGTCGACCTGAGGGAGGCCGCCGGAAAGGGCATGACCGTCCAGCCGATCCCCAACATGGTCAACCACGAAACCAATGAATTGTTCTTCGACAATCTGGAAATTCCGGAGGAAAACCTGATCGGCGAGGAGGGGCAGGGCTTCAGGTACATCCTGACCGGCCTCAATGCCGAGCGCACGCTGATTGCCGCAGAATGCATCGGCGACGGCTACTGGTTCATCGAGAAGGTGTCCGACTACGTCAGGGAGCGCACCGTCTTCGGCCGGCCCATCGGCCAGAACCAGGGCGTGCAGTTCCCGATCGCGGAGAGCCATATCGAGATCGAGGCGGCCAATCTGATGCGCTACGAGGCCTGCCGTCTCTACGATGCGCAGGAGCCATGCGGAGCACAGGCGAACATGGCGAAATACCTTGCCGCCAAGGCGTCGTGGGAAGCGGCCAATGCCTGCCTTCAGTTCCATGGCGGCTTCGGTTTCGCCTGCGAATACGACGTGGAGCGTAAGTTTCGCGAAACCCGGCTTTATCAGGTCGCGCCGATTTCGACCAATCTGATCCTGTCCTATGTCGCCGAACATGTCCTCGGCCTTCCGAGGTCCTTCTGA
- a CDS encoding DUF2848 domain-containing protein produces the protein MPVFRKIRAGGHEEVMDAPIERLVLGGLTGSPESVRKHLAELEEIGVRAPKTAPVFFRLSANLVTDASSIQVLGSKTSGEVEPLLLFLPDGVWIGVGSDHTDREAEKIDINLSKQLCPKPVGTDIWPLSEVSDHWSSLIIRSHIVEEGRHVLYQEDSLAEILHPDILFGKLPEDFRSLPSGTAFMCGTPPARGGIRPAQCFEMELEDPVLKRCIRHAYDIVPLIHERF, from the coding sequence ATGCCTGTATTCAGAAAGATCAGGGCCGGTGGACATGAAGAGGTCATGGATGCGCCTATCGAGCGCCTCGTCCTGGGCGGGCTGACCGGATCGCCGGAATCGGTCAGGAAGCATCTTGCCGAACTGGAGGAAATCGGGGTGCGCGCGCCGAAGACCGCACCGGTGTTTTTCCGCCTGTCGGCCAATCTGGTGACGGACGCGTCGTCGATCCAGGTGCTGGGTTCGAAGACCTCGGGCGAGGTCGAGCCGCTGCTGCTTTTCCTGCCGGACGGGGTCTGGATCGGCGTCGGTTCGGACCATACCGATCGCGAGGCGGAGAAGATCGATATCAACCTGTCCAAGCAACTCTGCCCGAAGCCGGTCGGAACGGATATCTGGCCGCTCAGCGAGGTGTCCGACCACTGGAGCAGCCTGATCATCAGGAGCCATATCGTCGAGGAAGGCAGGCACGTCCTCTATCAGGAGGACAGCTTGGCGGAAATCCTGCATCCCGATATCCTGTTCGGCAAACTGCCCGAAGATTTCCGCTCCTTGCCTTCGGGCACGGCCTTCATGTGCGGAACACCGCCCGCGCGGGGCGGCATCAGGCCTGCTCAATGCTTCGAGATGGAACTCGAGGACCCGGTTCTGAAACGATGCATCCGGCATGCCTACGACATCGTGCCGCTGATCCACGAACGGTTCTGA
- a CDS encoding MmgE/PrpD family protein, with protein sequence MTQDTIEDFARHVRGTRFEDLPSHTVDAARRFILDAIGVGLSGSRGQLAQELLGCAHGWGGAGPCRVLARTDRFPAPVAAMLNACQIHNSEFDSLHEKAVVHAMTGTLPAALAIADGRSGITGRQLIEAVVAGVDIACAVGLAARSPMKFFRPGVANGFGATAAAGKLLGLDEQQLVAAFGACVAQSCGSMQAHEEGSMLLSLQVGFNTRNALQACDLAAAGLKATQDVLDGRFGYFRLFEDVADPRPVVADFGRIWRMDEMSQKPFPSGRATHGAIEALMRIRGRRDFSGADVEGVVIDLTPVAKGLVGRPVKAGMEANYARLSLLYCAARVLGTGGLTMADFTPAALADETAHRLSERIAIGTLEGTGIDAFSPVAVRVSLKDGSLLEETVTNILGHPRNPLSEAAHLGKFRANCRSVEAYLRQGAADGLIEMIANLEDVANVRQIMDLVESPS encoded by the coding sequence ATGACGCAGGATACGATCGAGGACTTCGCGCGTCATGTGCGCGGCACACGTTTCGAGGATCTTCCCTCTCATACGGTGGATGCGGCGCGCCGTTTCATCCTCGATGCGATAGGCGTGGGGCTTTCAGGCAGCCGAGGGCAATTGGCGCAGGAGTTGCTGGGCTGCGCGCACGGCTGGGGCGGCGCCGGGCCCTGCCGTGTTCTTGCGCGGACGGATCGCTTCCCGGCTCCTGTCGCGGCCATGTTGAACGCCTGTCAGATACACAATTCCGAATTCGACAGCCTTCACGAAAAGGCAGTGGTCCACGCCATGACGGGAACGCTGCCGGCGGCGCTCGCCATCGCGGACGGTCGAAGCGGGATTACCGGAAGGCAGTTGATCGAAGCAGTGGTGGCTGGTGTCGATATCGCCTGCGCGGTCGGGCTGGCAGCCAGGTCGCCGATGAAGTTTTTCCGGCCGGGTGTGGCCAACGGGTTCGGCGCCACGGCGGCGGCCGGCAAGCTGCTGGGGCTCGATGAACAGCAGCTGGTGGCGGCATTCGGTGCCTGCGTCGCGCAATCCTGCGGGTCGATGCAGGCTCATGAGGAAGGCTCCATGCTCCTTTCGCTGCAGGTCGGCTTCAACACGCGCAATGCCTTGCAGGCCTGCGATCTCGCCGCAGCAGGTCTGAAGGCGACGCAAGACGTTCTCGACGGCCGTTTCGGCTATTTCCGCTTGTTCGAAGACGTGGCCGATCCGCGGCCGGTCGTCGCCGATTTCGGCCGGATCTGGCGTATGGATGAAATGTCGCAGAAGCCCTTCCCGAGCGGCCGGGCCACGCATGGAGCCATCGAAGCCCTGATGCGGATCCGGGGGCGTCGGGATTTCTCCGGTGCGGACGTGGAAGGTGTCGTCATCGATCTCACCCCTGTGGCCAAGGGCCTGGTCGGACGCCCGGTCAAAGCCGGCATGGAAGCGAACTATGCGCGTCTGAGCCTCCTGTACTGCGCCGCTCGGGTTCTGGGAACCGGCGGGCTCACCATGGCTGATTTCACGCCCGCTGCCCTCGCCGACGAGACGGCACACCGGCTTTCGGAACGCATTGCCATCGGAACGCTGGAGGGGACCGGAATAGACGCCTTTTCTCCGGTTGCCGTGCGTGTCAGCCTGAAGGACGGCTCGCTACTTGAAGAGACGGTGACGAACATTCTCGGCCATCCGCGCAATCCGCTTTCGGAGGCGGCGCATCTCGGCAAGTTCCGCGCCAATTGCCGAAGTGTCGAAGCATATCTCCGGCAAGGCGCCGCGGATGGTCTGATCGAGATGATCGCCAATCTCGAGGATGTCGCGAACGTTCGACAGATCATGGACCTGGTCGAATCGCCGTCTTGA
- a CDS encoding LysR family transcriptional regulator, producing MDKLTALKVFRAVAEAHSFARAADRMGLSRAAVSKNISELEAGLNTRLFHRTTRQISLTEAGLIYFDRIGHILDELETADRAIEQLNDGPVGLLRVAAPHSFSLLCLLKMVQGFLAAYPDINLQLDMDDRKVDIVDGSYDLAIRGSNHLEDSSLIARKLTDLPHTVCAAPSYLASRGTPLIPADIVRHRCLSYSLSDRSGEWIFSKDGDTARIPINSRFAATSSIAVRQAVVEGLGVGLLPNAYIREELADGRIVRILDDWKTPTASIYAIYASRRHIPLKLRVFLDFLAKFLEDKTGAEA from the coding sequence ATGGACAAACTGACCGCCCTCAAAGTGTTTCGAGCCGTTGCGGAAGCCCACAGCTTCGCAAGAGCCGCTGATCGGATGGGGCTGTCGCGCGCGGCAGTCAGCAAGAACATCTCGGAACTCGAAGCAGGTCTCAACACGAGGCTGTTTCACCGCACAACCCGCCAGATCAGTCTGACGGAAGCCGGACTGATCTATTTTGATCGTATCGGTCATATTCTTGATGAGCTCGAGACCGCCGACCGGGCGATCGAGCAGCTCAACGACGGCCCCGTCGGTCTGTTGCGCGTCGCGGCTCCACATTCGTTCTCTCTCCTATGCCTGCTCAAGATGGTCCAGGGATTCCTGGCGGCCTATCCTGACATCAATCTCCAGCTCGATATGGACGACCGGAAGGTGGACATCGTCGATGGCAGCTATGATCTAGCCATCCGCGGGAGCAATCATCTCGAAGATTCAAGCCTTATAGCCAGGAAGCTGACGGACCTGCCGCACACGGTCTGCGCTGCCCCCTCCTATCTCGCCTCGAGAGGCACACCCCTGATCCCGGCCGATATCGTCCGCCATCGATGCCTCAGCTATTCGCTGTCAGATCGATCCGGCGAATGGATTTTCAGCAAGGATGGCGATACCGCGCGAATTCCGATCAATAGCCGTTTTGCAGCCACATCCAGCATTGCGGTGCGGCAGGCGGTCGTGGAAGGACTGGGCGTGGGACTGCTGCCGAATGCCTATATTCGGGAGGAGCTGGCCGACGGACGCATCGTTCGGATTCTCGATGACTGGAAAACGCCGACCGCATCCATCTACGCCATCTATGCTTCGCGCCGTCACATCCCGCTCAAGCTCAGGGTTTTTCTGGATTTCCTGGCGAAGTTTCTGGAGGACAAGACTGGTGCGGAAGCCTGA
- a CDS encoding cysteine hydrolase family protein, whose product MSRQPEILEDFAERFAPAHSALVIIDMQNDFCVEGYAASAAGRPLGAAQAIVPSLVRLLNSARAAGVLVCHVGFWTLPEHGSDSGPWLAQRRRSTYASDRIAIAETEGAAFIDALAPVGGELRIRKHRYSAFKGTDLDMLLRAHGIRSVVTTGVSTNVCVESTFREAFELGYYVCVPRDGCASWDRNLHEASLRNVEARFGLVSDIDSICKAWQQNPQALLFQKDMSR is encoded by the coding sequence GTGAGCAGGCAGCCTGAAATCCTTGAAGACTTCGCCGAACGCTTTGCGCCCGCGCACAGCGCGCTCGTCATCATCGACATGCAGAACGATTTCTGCGTCGAAGGTTATGCGGCCAGCGCCGCCGGCCGGCCGCTTGGCGCTGCGCAGGCCATCGTTCCGTCCCTCGTCCGGCTGCTGAACTCCGCCCGGGCGGCGGGTGTCCTCGTATGTCATGTCGGCTTCTGGACGCTGCCGGAACACGGCAGCGATTCGGGACCCTGGCTCGCCCAGCGCCGACGTTCGACCTACGCCTCCGACCGGATCGCGATCGCCGAGACCGAAGGCGCCGCCTTTATCGACGCTCTGGCCCCAGTTGGCGGCGAACTCCGGATCCGCAAACACCGGTACAGCGCCTTCAAGGGCACCGACCTGGACATGCTGTTGCGCGCCCACGGCATCCGCAGCGTGGTGACGACAGGCGTCTCCACCAATGTCTGCGTGGAGAGCACGTTCCGGGAAGCGTTCGAGCTTGGATATTACGTGTGCGTGCCGCGCGACGGCTGCGCCTCGTGGGATCGAAATCTGCACGAAGCCAGCCTGCGGAATGTCGAGGCCCGCTTCGGCCTGGTCAGCGACATCGACAGCATCTGCAAGGCTTGGCAGCAAAATCCGCAAGCACTTCTCTTTCAAAAGGACATGTCGAGATGA
- a CDS encoding CaiB/BaiF CoA transferase family protein: protein MAGKAALPLDGIRVVAIEQAVAAPFCSSRLADAGADVIKIERPEGDFARGYDDAALGGQSSYFVWLNRGKQSLAIDLAAEEGKRRLAGLLADADVLVQNLKPGALGRLGFGPEKLRQTHPRLIVCSISGYGEAGPLASRKAYDLLIQAESGLSSVTGGPEAPARVGISVVDIATGATAYSAVLEALLSRAATGEGADIRISMFDVMADWLTVPLLHQEAGRPPKRIGMAHPSIAPYGVFRTRDDRDVLISIQNDREWAKFCTEFLRQPEVIQDSRFARNVARVRNRAAADGLVAAAFAALDEAEAHGLLAKADVAFASVNDMAGLADHPHLRRITVETEAGPVSYPAPAPVFVGKPRSYRSVPALGENTLAPLLQAGRRAR from the coding sequence ATGGCGGGCAAAGCAGCTCTGCCGCTCGACGGCATTCGCGTCGTCGCCATCGAACAGGCGGTGGCGGCTCCGTTCTGCTCCTCGCGGCTTGCCGATGCGGGCGCCGACGTGATCAAGATCGAAAGGCCCGAAGGCGATTTCGCGCGCGGTTATGATGATGCGGCCCTTGGCGGCCAGAGCAGCTACTTCGTCTGGCTGAACCGCGGCAAGCAGTCGCTTGCGATCGATCTTGCGGCTGAGGAGGGCAAGCGCCGCCTTGCCGGCCTTCTGGCGGATGCCGACGTGCTGGTTCAAAATCTCAAGCCGGGCGCGCTTGGCCGCCTCGGCTTCGGTCCGGAAAAGCTGCGCCAGACCCATCCGCGGCTGATCGTCTGCTCGATCAGCGGCTACGGGGAGGCCGGACCGCTCGCCAGCCGCAAGGCCTACGACCTTCTGATCCAGGCCGAATCCGGCTTGTCGTCTGTCACCGGCGGACCGGAAGCGCCGGCGCGCGTCGGCATTTCCGTGGTCGATATCGCAACGGGGGCGACGGCTTATTCGGCCGTCCTCGAAGCGCTCCTGTCGCGAGCCGCGACGGGCGAGGGAGCCGATATCCGCATTTCGATGTTCGACGTCATGGCAGACTGGCTCACTGTTCCGCTTCTGCATCAGGAAGCCGGCAGGCCGCCGAAGCGCATCGGCATGGCGCATCCCTCGATCGCGCCTTACGGCGTCTTCAGGACGCGGGACGACAGGGATGTCCTCATCTCGATCCAGAACGATCGCGAATGGGCTAAATTCTGCACGGAATTTCTCCGGCAGCCGGAGGTGATACAGGATTCCAGATTCGCAAGGAACGTCGCCCGTGTCAGGAACCGCGCTGCTGCTGACGGGCTTGTGGCGGCGGCTTTTGCTGCACTTGACGAGGCTGAAGCGCACGGCCTCCTTGCAAAGGCCGACGTCGCCTTCGCCTCGGTCAACGACATGGCGGGCCTGGCGGATCATCCGCACCTGAGACGGATCACGGTCGAGACGGAAGCCGGTCCCGTTTCCTATCCCGCCCCTGCGCCGGTTTTTGTCGGCAAGCCGCGGTCCTATCGATCCGTGCCGGCGCTCGGCGAGAATACGCTTGCACCCCTCCTGCAAGCCGGCCGGAGGGCGAGATGA
- a CDS encoding MFS transporter, whose amino-acid sequence MTETNLSGSIADGAQPHAQKAASPGRLAAASMVGTALEWFEFTLYNAMAALVFNQLFFPQFDPVAGTILAFSTYAVGYLSRPFGGFIFGRLGDRLGRREVLMWTLILMGGCTFAIGLLPTYETIGIWGALLLVILRFIQGVALGGEWAGAVLLTAEQASDRHRGFQASWAQVGAMVGIFTGMAALTFFTAFVSDAAFIEWGWRVPFLASILMVVFGIWIRNGVPESEEFEKLEKAGGKAEAPITEVLTRNLRDLLVASGSRIGSDVVFGFMVVFSLAYLTQTLGVERPIALGGVMLGVLANGLGCLAFSALSDRLGRRPVYIGGALLSAAWVSIVFMLFDTRDPVLITLALVVALVLHSAMYGPQASFVAEQFKTRVRYSGSSLAYTLAGAVGGGVAPLIFATLQRQYGGTLPLKIYVWATLTVTIVSVLAARETADRPMKS is encoded by the coding sequence ATGACCGAAACAAATTTGAGCGGCAGCATCGCCGATGGGGCGCAGCCGCATGCCCAGAAAGCGGCCTCGCCGGGACGGCTGGCAGCCGCCAGCATGGTCGGCACGGCTCTGGAGTGGTTCGAGTTCACGCTCTACAATGCGATGGCCGCTCTGGTGTTCAATCAACTTTTCTTCCCGCAGTTCGACCCGGTCGCCGGCACCATCCTGGCATTTTCGACCTATGCGGTCGGCTACCTCTCTCGCCCGTTCGGCGGCTTCATCTTCGGACGCCTTGGCGATCGGCTCGGGCGCCGCGAAGTGTTGATGTGGACTTTGATCCTGATGGGAGGGTGTACCTTCGCCATCGGTCTGCTGCCCACCTATGAGACGATCGGCATCTGGGGCGCGCTCCTGCTGGTCATTCTGCGCTTCATCCAGGGCGTGGCGCTCGGGGGGGAGTGGGCCGGCGCCGTGTTGCTGACGGCGGAACAGGCATCCGACCGACATCGCGGCTTCCAGGCATCCTGGGCGCAGGTCGGAGCCATGGTCGGCATCTTCACCGGCATGGCAGCGCTGACCTTCTTCACCGCCTTCGTATCCGATGCCGCCTTCATCGAGTGGGGTTGGCGCGTACCGTTCCTCGCGAGCATTCTCATGGTCGTCTTCGGTATCTGGATCCGCAATGGCGTTCCCGAATCCGAGGAGTTCGAGAAGCTCGAAAAGGCGGGCGGGAAAGCCGAAGCTCCGATCACCGAAGTCCTGACCCGCAACCTGCGCGACCTGCTGGTCGCATCCGGCTCCCGCATCGGATCCGATGTCGTGTTCGGCTTCATGGTGGTCTTCTCGCTCGCTTACCTGACGCAGACTCTGGGCGTGGAGCGCCCGATAGCGCTCGGCGGCGTGATGCTCGGCGTGCTGGCCAACGGTCTGGGCTGCCTGGCATTTTCGGCCTTGTCCGATCGCCTCGGCCGACGTCCCGTCTATATTGGCGGAGCCCTTTTGTCGGCTGCCTGGGTCAGCATCGTCTTCATGCTGTTCGATACCCGCGACCCGGTTCTCATCACGCTTGCTCTCGTGGTCGCGCTCGTCCTTCACTCGGCCATGTACGGGCCGCAGGCCTCCTTTGTGGCCGAGCAGTTCAAGACGCGGGTTCGTTATAGCGGAAGCTCGCTGGCCTACACGCTCGCCGGCGCCGTCGGTGGCGGTGTGGCGCCCCTGATCTTCGCCACGCTGCAACGCCAGTATGGCGGCACGCTTCCCCTGAAAATCTATGTCTGGGCAACTCTCACCGTGACGATCGTGTCGGTGCTGGCCGCCAGGGAAACCGCCGATCGTCCCATGAAATCCTGA
- a CDS encoding polysaccharide deacetylase family protein — protein sequence MVSPIAFTVRHPGADLPRNAWPPGLLRIFRRPRPASRRNHRPINIAPGTHPMQLAKNGFSANPRIEFALDRQRPVLPAPDGKPIIVHFVLNVEYWPFDRPMPRKLLTAPHGADHVPDVPNFSWAEYGLRVGLPRMLRLFRQREVPVSVSLNASVIDAYPACADAILETGWELIGHGAHQASIQAAESEGEIVAQSLRRLREVSGQKVRGWLSPGLRESLSTPDILADNAIDYVYDWGLDDLPNWLSTHSSPIIAMPYSLELNDSVVYAVERHRSDELFSRLRLTLDCIGNELPEVGPRVLGIGLHPHLMGVPHRFPFLQRMVDLLAQRPDVRFMSGSDIADWFSAGGRS from the coding sequence GTGGTAAGCCCGATCGCCTTCACGGTACGACATCCAGGCGCCGATCTGCCCCGGAACGCCTGGCCGCCCGGCCTGCTTCGGATTTTCCGCCGGCCCCGCCCGGCGAGCCGGCGCAATCATCGTCCGATCAACATCGCGCCTGGAACCCACCCCATGCAGCTAGCGAAAAATGGATTTTCGGCCAACCCGCGGATCGAATTCGCCCTTGACAGGCAAAGGCCGGTTCTGCCTGCGCCGGACGGCAAGCCGATTATCGTCCACTTTGTATTGAACGTTGAATACTGGCCCTTCGACCGACCTATGCCGCGCAAGCTGCTGACGGCACCGCACGGGGCGGACCATGTTCCGGACGTTCCCAATTTCTCATGGGCGGAATACGGGCTGCGTGTGGGGCTGCCGCGCATGCTGAGGCTGTTCCGCCAACGCGAGGTTCCGGTTTCGGTCAGCCTCAACGCGAGCGTCATAGACGCCTATCCCGCCTGCGCGGACGCGATTCTCGAAACAGGCTGGGAACTCATCGGGCATGGCGCGCATCAGGCTTCCATCCAGGCGGCGGAGAGCGAAGGGGAAATCGTCGCCCAGTCCCTGCGCCGGCTAAGGGAAGTCAGCGGCCAGAAGGTGCGCGGATGGCTGAGCCCCGGTTTGCGGGAGAGCCTTTCCACACCCGATATTCTCGCCGATAACGCGATCGACTATGTCTATGATTGGGGCCTGGATGATCTGCCGAACTGGCTGTCAACGCATTCCAGCCCCATCATTGCGATGCCGTATTCGCTCGAATTGAACGACAGCGTGGTCTACGCCGTCGAAAGGCATCGCTCCGACGAGCTGTTTTCGCGTTTGAGGCTGACCCTCGATTGCATCGGCAACGAGCTGCCCGAAGTGGGGCCGCGTGTTCTTGGGATTGGATTGCATCCGCATCTGATGGGCGTGCCGCACCGCTTTCCGTTCCTCCAGCGGATGGTCGATCTGCTGGCGCAGAGGCCGGATGTCCGCTTCATGTCCGGGTCGGATATCGCGGACTGGTTCAGCGCGGGAGGACGATCGTGA
- a CDS encoding MmgE/PrpD family protein produces the protein MTTSLTEDAARFAADLSFKDIPDDVVRIARRCMVDGLGVMLAGSRHDALAVAECYLQKIGGSPAARVVGHPNLHVTAPQAAFWNGLSGHAMDWDDTQLAEGPNRPYGLLTHPTIPPLAAVMAISEMLGGVSGEALLTAFVAGVEVECKIAEAINPDHYNLGFHTSGTIGTFGAAVAAAKLIGLDVQGIRAAIGGAASMAAGIRANFGTMGKPMHVGRSAENGVTAALLVKEGFTFNDEALDGKWGYLSVAGRGGDPDLVLGRFGQPFVLVSPGISIKPYPCGVLTHPSMDLMKAVMKENALTPEDIESVTLLAANNILHPIRYRIATTELEGKFCMAFLLSSMILRGRAGKEEFTDAFVRSPQVQAMQRRVRTQFDREIEMMGQDRILSRIEVLTTDGRRISRMSDNRYRGGPEHPMSDAELEEKFLDCAQGVLSPATSRKLMDLVWQVERLESSTALLDLASA, from the coding sequence ATGACCACTTCCCTCACCGAAGATGCCGCGCGCTTTGCCGCAGATCTTTCCTTCAAGGACATTCCGGACGATGTCGTTCGCATTGCGCGGCGGTGCATGGTGGATGGGCTGGGTGTCATGCTGGCGGGAAGCCGGCATGATGCCCTTGCGGTGGCCGAGTGCTACCTGCAAAAGATCGGCGGCAGTCCTGCGGCCCGCGTGGTGGGCCATCCGAACCTGCACGTGACGGCCCCACAGGCGGCGTTCTGGAACGGGCTCTCCGGCCATGCCATGGACTGGGACGACACGCAGCTCGCCGAGGGCCCGAACCGCCCTTACGGCCTGCTGACGCATCCGACAATTCCGCCCCTCGCCGCCGTGATGGCCATTTCCGAAATGTTGGGCGGAGTAAGCGGGGAAGCGTTGCTGACCGCCTTCGTTGCCGGCGTGGAGGTCGAGTGCAAGATTGCCGAGGCGATCAATCCGGACCACTACAATCTGGGTTTCCATACCAGCGGCACGATCGGGACCTTCGGGGCTGCCGTAGCCGCGGCGAAACTTATCGGCCTCGACGTTCAGGGCATCCGCGCCGCGATCGGGGGCGCGGCCTCCATGGCGGCGGGGATAAGGGCCAATTTCGGCACGATGGGCAAGCCGATGCATGTCGGGCGCTCGGCGGAGAACGGCGTGACCGCCGCCCTGCTCGTCAAGGAAGGCTTCACCTTCAATGACGAAGCGCTCGACGGCAAATGGGGCTATCTCTCGGTGGCCGGGCGCGGCGGCGATCCCGACCTCGTGCTCGGGCGCTTCGGCCAGCCTTTCGTGCTCGTCTCGCCGGGGATCAGTATCAAGCCTTATCCGTGCGGCGTGCTGACTCATCCCTCCATGGACCTCATGAAGGCGGTGATGAAGGAAAACGCATTGACGCCTGAAGATATCGAAAGCGTCACGCTCCTTGCGGCCAACAATATCCTTCACCCCATCCGCTACCGGATCGCCACGACCGAACTGGAGGGCAAGTTCTGCATGGCCTTCCTGCTCTCCTCAATGATCCTCCGCGGGCGGGCCGGAAAGGAAGAGTTCACGGACGCTTTCGTCCGCTCGCCGCAAGTGCAGGCAATGCAGCGCCGCGTCCGCACGCAGTTCGATCGCGAGATAGAGATGATGGGGCAGGATCGCATTCTTTCCCGGATCGAGGTTCTGACCACCGACGGACGACGGATCTCCCGCATGTCCGACAATCGTTATCGCGGCGGCCCGGAGCACCCCATGTCCGACGCCGAGCTTGAAGAGAAGTTTCTCGACTGCGCGCAGGGTGTCCTTTCGCCGGCAACGTCGCGCAAGCTCATGGATCTGGTCTGGCAGGTCGAAAGACTTGAAAGCAGTACCGCCCTGCTGGACCTCGCCTCTGCCTGA